A genomic segment from Aridibaculum aurantiacum encodes:
- a CDS encoding CgeB family protein yields MNIVMFYHSLLSDWNHGNAHFLRGVATELVERGNDVKIYEPKNGWSLANLVNDYCEEVIQEFHQHYPLINSIAYDPATINLDEVLGDADLVIVHEWSDHALVKSIGEAKQKHNFKLLFHDTHHRAVSERESMKAYDLTHFDGVLAYGEVIRKIYLEQGWTKKAWTWHEAADTNVFKPLASDGYEGDFVWIGNWGDDERTKELHEFIIEPIKELKLKAKIYGVRYPDHALQALADAGIEYGGWLPNFKAPEVFSKYRFTAHVPRRPYVESLPGIPTIRPFEAMACGIPMISAPWNDVENLFTPGVDFLTATNKAEMISHIKSILSDDAQVEELTSHALQTIQKRHTCAHRVDELYAICEELNVNNISTLTTA; encoded by the coding sequence ATGAACATAGTAATGTTTTACCACTCGCTACTAAGCGATTGGAACCATGGTAATGCACACTTCCTGCGTGGAGTGGCAACAGAACTAGTAGAAAGAGGCAACGATGTAAAGATCTACGAGCCAAAGAATGGCTGGAGCCTTGCCAATTTGGTCAACGATTATTGTGAAGAGGTGATACAGGAGTTTCATCAACACTACCCGCTCATAAATAGTATAGCCTACGATCCTGCTACCATCAACCTTGATGAAGTACTTGGTGATGCTGATCTTGTGATTGTTCACGAGTGGAGTGATCATGCGCTGGTGAAATCAATAGGTGAGGCAAAACAGAAGCACAACTTCAAGCTGCTCTTCCACGATACACACCATCGTGCTGTATCCGAAAGAGAAAGTATGAAAGCATATGATCTTACCCATTTTGATGGCGTACTCGCTTATGGTGAAGTAATACGCAAAATCTACCTGGAGCAGGGCTGGACAAAGAAGGCATGGACATGGCACGAAGCTGCTGATACCAATGTTTTTAAACCCTTGGCCTCTGATGGTTACGAAGGTGATTTTGTATGGATAGGCAACTGGGGCGATGATGAACGCACCAAGGAGCTGCATGAATTTATTATTGAGCCAATAAAAGAGCTGAAGCTAAAGGCTAAGATATATGGCGTTCGCTATCCTGATCATGCACTGCAGGCACTTGCCGATGCAGGCATTGAGTATGGTGGCTGGCTGCCCAATTTTAAAGCACCAGAGGTATTTTCTAAATATCGTTTTACTGCGCATGTACCGCGGAGGCCTTATGTAGAGTCTCTGCCGGGCATTCCTACCATCCGCCCGTTTGAAGCTATGGCTTGTGGTATACCTATGATCTCTGCTCCGTGGAATGATGTAGAAAACCTCTTCACGCCTGGTGTTGATTTTCTTACTGCTACCAACAAAGCGGAAATGATCAGTCACATAAAAAGTATTTTGTCAGACGATGCACAGGTAGAGGAGCTGACAAGCCATGCTTTACAAACTATACAGAAACGCCATACCTGCGCTCATCGTGTAGATGAACTGTATGCAATATGCGAAGAGCTAAACGTGAACAATATTTCAACACTTACAACTGCATAA
- a CDS encoding CgeB family protein translates to MKFAFFGSSLVSAYWNGAATYYRGIIRAMNERGHSITFYEPDAYDRQKNRDIDDPSWATIKVYQPQEEEVYKALEDAMHADVIIKTSGVGVNDELLEKEVAALRLKNKIVIFWDVDAPATLDRVMYNDNDYFAELIPQYDMILTYGGGDPVVNAYKSLGAKNCFPIYNALDPSTHHPVDKEERFAGDLAFLGNRLPDREKRVEDFFLQVAEQLPSQRFILGGNGWHDKPMSSNINYIGHVYTKDHNALNCSPKAVLNISRDSMAKYGFSPATRVFEAAGAGACIITDYWIGIDFFFEPGKEILVATSGDDVRDIISHLTEEKAKEIGQAALKKVLEKHTYTHRAEELDKIFAREFTTAGV, encoded by the coding sequence ATGAAATTTGCATTCTTCGGATCGAGCCTTGTATCAGCTTATTGGAATGGTGCAGCCACTTATTACCGCGGCATCATCAGGGCCATGAATGAAAGAGGCCACAGCATTACCTTCTACGAACCTGATGCTTACGATCGTCAAAAAAACCGCGACATAGACGATCCATCATGGGCAACTATAAAGGTGTACCAGCCGCAGGAGGAAGAAGTATACAAGGCGCTGGAAGATGCAATGCATGCAGATGTTATTATCAAAACAAGTGGTGTAGGTGTAAATGATGAGCTGTTGGAGAAAGAAGTAGCTGCACTTCGATTAAAGAATAAGATCGTCATCTTCTGGGATGTGGATGCACCTGCTACACTGGATCGTGTGATGTACAATGACAATGACTACTTCGCAGAACTGATACCGCAGTACGATATGATACTTACCTATGGTGGAGGCGATCCTGTAGTGAATGCATACAAGTCATTAGGTGCAAAAAATTGCTTTCCTATTTATAACGCACTAGATCCATCTACGCATCACCCGGTTGATAAAGAAGAGCGTTTTGCTGGTGACCTGGCTTTTCTTGGAAATCGTTTACCTGATAGAGAAAAACGTGTAGAAGATTTCTTTTTACAAGTGGCAGAACAACTGCCATCGCAACGTTTTATTTTAGGCGGAAATGGCTGGCACGACAAGCCGATGTCATCCAACATCAACTACATAGGTCATGTGTATACCAAAGATCACAATGCGCTGAATTGCTCACCAAAAGCTGTATTGAACATTAGCCGCGATAGTATGGCGAAATACGGTTTCTCTCCAGCCACACGTGTGTTTGAAGCAGCGGGAGCCGGCGCATGTATCATTACTGATTATTGGATAGGTATTGATTTCTTTTTTGAACCAGGAAAAGAAATACTGGTGGCAACTAGTGGTGATGATGTGCGTGATATCATTTCTCATTTAACTGAAGAAAAAGCAAAGGAGATAGGACAGGCGGCACTCAAGAAGGTACTGGAAAAGCATACCTACACACACCGTGCAGAGGAGCTGGATAAGATCTTTGCAAGAGAATTCACAACTGCAGGAGTGTAG